In Nostoc edaphicum CCNP1411, the sequence GATTTGTGTAGCTTATTAACAAATCAGCGGATTTATTAATATTAAGGCTGCTTTAGTATTTAGTTTCTTACCCTGACCTATTAGACAGCTAGAGTGTTCATTTCATTTTGTTCAATAGCTTTTAGCCCTTATCGCTCCCATGCTGACCCATCACCGCAAGCCCGTGTGCTTATCACTGATTTCCACTGACCTACCAATCTGGTCTGTTGTCGAAACTGCCGCAACATTGTATCAAAAAGATACTGATAGATTCCATTTGTTACTTACCGCACCGCCCCTAATTAGCTGCGAAGTAGAGAGTGTAGTAAGTCCACAGGACAGACTTCCCCAAACTAAGAGCAAAGCTTACGCCCCTAACAGTCCCAGAATTTTGTGGCTAGAGATTTCCCCTTATCGCGTCATCATGACTATGCAAGGTAACGCCCAAGTGAGTTACCGTCACTTTTGGGAACAGGGCGTTTATGGCATTAGTCGCTATTGGTTGCCAACTGAGTCATTGCAACCTAACGATCCTATTCGTTTGCGAAATTTTACTAGTAGCCTAACTCTCAACGGACATCCCTTACCAGAACATTTGCGTCTGGAATATGAATTGTGGGCAGAAAAAGTCCAATTAGGATGCTACATACTGAATTTGGAAATTAAACATTGATGGGAGTGGGGATTAGGGAGTGGGAGGATGAGGGAGCAGGGGAAGCAGGAAAAGCAGGGGAAGAAAGAATAACTAATACCCCGTGCCCCATACCCAATGCCCCATGCCCCATGCCCAATGCCCCATGCCCCAATCCCTTTTAACCAAAATAACTGGGTTGGTTTCCAGGTTTCCATTTAATATTGCAACCAACACTCGGCTTTTGTTCGTTTGTAACAGGTTTATCTGCCAGCACTGCTTCAATGGCTGCGCGTAAATCTGCACCAGTCACAGGTTTACCATTACTGGGACGGCTATCATCCAATTGTCCCCGATAAACTAGTTTGCGATCGCTATCAAATACAAAAAAATCTGGTGTGCAAGCTGCTGTGTAAGCTTTTGCTGTTTCCTGACTCTCGTCGTAGCATAAGGTAAAATTAAACCCTTGTTCTGTGGCAAATGCTTGTAACGACTCTGGCGCGTCATCTGGATAATTGTGTGCATCGTTAGCACTGATGGCAACGATCGCTAAATCACCTGTAAAATAATCTTTTCCTAACTGCACTAATTCTTTTTGAATGTGCTTTACAAATGGGCAATGCCGACAAATAAACATTACCAACAGTGCTTTTTTATCTGCAAAGGTAGAAAGTGAAGTTGCTTTTCCAGATACTACTTCCGGTAGATTAAAATCTGGCGCTTTCGTGCCTAATAGCAACATCGTTGAAGCAGTTAAAGCCATATTTCACCCAATATTTTTACGCTGATAACTGCTTTGGCTATCAGTATATTTTCACTCTAGCACTAAGTTTTACATAAATTAAGAGACGGTAAATTTACCGTCTCTTACGTTTGTTGATAATTAAGTTATAAAAATTAGTTTTTACAAGACTCTGTGCTGAGTTTTGAAGTTGAGTACTCAGCACTCACCACTCGGAACTCAGCACTCTTCATAGGCTTGCCAAAACACCAACGATACCGTGTCCGGTGAATACTTCTAATGCTATTAGAGAAACAAAACCAATCATTGCTAGACGACCGTTGAGCATTTCTGCATAAGGAGTGAAGCCAGTGCGATCGCCTTGCTCATCTACATAAACTCTTGGCTCGATCGCAAAGTTGTTCAGTTTGCCTTGGTCGTCAACTATAGCAGTGTTTGTACGCATTTGATTTTCCTTTTGTTTTCTCTTATGTAAACAACTGTAACAAAGTTATTAATATTTGTAAAGTATCTGAATCTGCTCAAGTAGAAATCCAAGCCAGAGATATGATAGTGAATCGAGTTCAAAGCCATGTCTAACGAACAGGCTCCGCTCCTTCTGCGTAAGCACTTTCATTCACAAATCCGTTCCCGATAAGCTAATGCATCGATTTCGAGTAGAGGTTATTGCCAAAACACCAAACCCGCAGCAGGTGATTTATGCCGCGATGCACCAGGACTATACTGATGGGTTCGTGTTTGATGAGCGTGACTCCTGGCCCTCGGAGTCACAAAGTGGCGAAGTTATTGTTAAGCGACTTTTAGCGGGTGAGAGGGGACACTATGGACCTCTAGAGCATCCCCAGATTGTTTTCAACTGTGGTTACTTTCCCCACAATGTGATGCAGCAAGCCCGTACTCATCGTGTAGGCGTATCATTCGATGTCCAATCTTTTAGATACACAGGCAACCAATTTATTGATGTAGTAGAAGGCAAAAAAGACATAGAAGATGTTTTTTACCTACGTCCCGTTGGTTATTACACTGATAGACAAGGCAAAAAATACTATTATTCACCAGAGCAACGAGCAGCAGACTTGGAGTGGTGTCTAGAAGCAGCTAAACGATATAAAGCTGATTTTGAGGCTGGAATGTCTGAAGAACACGCAAGAGGTAAAGTGCCTTTTGATTATCGCCAGCATTTTGTAGTTAGTTTTAATTTAAGGTCTTTCTTGCATTTTTGTGATCTGAGAAATAAGAAAGATGCTCAACTGGAAATTCAAAAGTTGTGTGAAATGATGTGGCCTCATTTTGAAGATTGGGCACCTGCGATCGCACAATGGTATGAAAAGCAGCGTCTAGGTAAAGCCAGACTTGCACCATAATCATTTTTGGGGCAATTCATACTGAATTCTGACGCCTCGGCGGAGCGTCTCCGGCTCCGCTCCTGAGTTCTGAATTCTTCTTATAAAAAATTTGTAAAATACTTTCATGCGTCGAGACTCAATATTTTACAAACTGTTTCAACAGTCTCCAACTCTGCTGTTTGAGCTATTGAGCAATCCTCCAAATAATGCAGATAGTTATCGTTTTGATTCAGTCGCCGTCAAAGAGCCGAAATTTAAAATTGATGGAGTATTTCTACCACCGGAAACTGATGGTGCTGGAGTTGTATATTTTTGTGAGGTGCAGTTCCAGAAGGATGAACAACTTTATGAAAGAGTATGGGCTGAATCTTCGTTATATTTCTACCGCAACCATGCCAGATTTAGCGACTGGCAAGCAGTGATAATCTACCCGTCACGCAGTATTGAGCAAAGCGATATTCATCCTCATCGCTCATTGCTAAACGGCGAACAAATACATCGGGTGTATTTAGATGAATTAGGGGATATTCGTCAGTTACCTATATGGGTAGCGCTGATGGTATTAACTACAGTAGATGAAGAACAAGCACCAGAAGAAGCAAGGTATTTGTTAACAAGAACTACCCAAGAAGTGCTATCACCATCGAGTCGCGCCATAATTGAATTAATAACGACGATCATGGTGTACAGATTTGAACAATTAACTCAAGCTGAGGTAGAGTCTATGTTAGGAATCACGCTTAAGGAAACGCGAGTTTACCGAGAAATTAAGGAGGAAGGACGTGAGGAAGGACGTGAGGAAGGACGTGAGGAAGCAACAGCTAATCTTATTCTCCGGCAATTAACTAAGCGATTTGGGGAACTTTCTCAAGAAATACGCTCCTCAATTTCTGGTTTATCTTTGCCTGTTCTAGAAGATTTAAGTGAAGCACTGTTAGATTTTACTAGTTTGGCTGATTTACAGGCTTGGCTAGAAGCGCAATGAAGGTTTAAACTATCTCATATAGACTTTTCCAGGACGATGGATATTCAAAAAGTTCTATGCGATCGCCGAATTATTTCCTCTGACCCAGATATTATGAGTAGTACTCCTGTGTTCGTTACGTCAGACAAGGGCTTACTATATCAGCAAAATTTTCGAGTTATTACACTTTAAATTTTAAGGAATGTCTGCAAGAGATATTTTCCATAATTTAGTTAGATTGGCTTTGCAAAAAGATGGCTGGACAATTACACACGATCCACTATCTATTGATTTAGCAGATGGACAATTACAAATTGATCTGGGTGCAGAACGGTTAATTGCTGCCCAAAAGCAAGACGAACGAATTGCTGTAGAAATCAAGAGTTTTGTTGCTCCCTCTGCGATTTCTGAGTTTCATACAGCTTTAGGACAATGTTTAAATTATCGAGTAGCGCTAAAACTAAAAGAGCCAGAGCGAGTTCTCTATTTAGCAGTTCCACTAGCAACTTATGAAGATTTTTTCTCACGGCAATTGCCACAGATGAGTATCCACGAATATCAATTGAAACTGCTAGTATTTGACCCGGAAAATGAGGTAATTGTACAATGGATAAACTAGCGCAGTATAGACAAATCATCCAGCAAGTTTTGACAAGTCATGCTCAGATTAAACCTGCCTATGGTGAAATCGAACGACAAACTATTTTTGATTTACAACAGGATCATTATCAAGTTGTGAATACGGGTTGGGAAAATCGGCATCGGGTTTATGGCTGTTTAATTCATCTAGATATTCGAGATCATAAGATTTGGATTCAGTATGATGGGACTGAGGTTGGCGTGGCTAATGAATTAGTGGAGTATGGTATTCCAAAGCAGGATATCGTGCTGGCTTATCAACCTCTTTATATGCGAAAGCTGACAGAATTTGCAGTGGGATAAAGTAAGCGATCGCACTCTGATTTGTGGGTATGATTTAGAGCGATCGCACAAATTTTTGAGGTAATTACGGTGATGATAAAAATAAAATAGTGCTACGCTGCAATCAATAAAACCTAGTGAATTAGATAAAAATTAGCTCACACATGAGTACATTAAGTGACCAAGATATCAAGCGAGAATTGGGCAGGGATATACTAATATATCCTTTTAATGAAAGCAACCTTAAAGGAGCAAGTTACAATTTGACAGCAAGTAAGCTTGCGTGGAAAATCCAGGATGGAAAAAGTGCTTATGATAGTTCTGTAGAGAGAATTATTATCCCTAAAAATTCTACGGTTTAATTCAAACTAATGAAGCTATTTGGGTTTCAAAAAGAATCACTGGAACATATCATTCTAAAGTTGGTTGGGTTTCTCAGGGTATAGGACATATTGGTACAACTTTAGATCCTGATTATATCGGGAATTCTTTAATAGCAGTTCATAACCATAGCGACAAATCTATACATCTGAAGCCAGAAACAGATACTTTTGTCTCTCTGATGTTTTATTATGTTAAAACCAAATCATCGATTCCACATACTAATGATCCTGGTAGACCAGATAAGCTGTTACGCAGCTAAATTTAATAAACAGCATTACCTTTATTTTTAATTTTGCGTTCCCATTTAATAATAAGACCTCCTTCATTTAACAATTTATTTAACAACTCTTCTAGCTGTGATACTGACTCGAACAATCTATGAGCTATATATTCTTTTGCTGAATGCCAAACCAATTCAATCAAATTATAATCTGGACTATAAGGTGGTAGAAATTCCAGGATAATATTTGGCATTTCTGCCTTGATACGAACTAAAATATCTTTTCTTTTATGGAAGCTGGCATTATCTAAGATAATCACTATTTTCGCAGAACATTTATTGAAAGTCTCAATTCTATTTCCTTGCTCTATCCATTCTTGCAATAGAAAATTATTCAAAGATTGAAGCTGCTCATAAAATACATCGGCATTTCCTTTTTTAATCACAAAATTCATTCTCTTCTTGTCGTGATAACGTAACCCTCCCATAATATTTACTCTTCCTCTTCTTCTTTGACCTGTGATTTGTTTCCTTGTACCTTTCTTACCCCAGTTTTTTCTTCTTATCACTCTTAAACTAAATCCACTCTCATCCCAAAACCATACCTGTAAACGCTCTGGGGCTTCCTTTGTTATTCTTAAGTATTCTGACAATTTTTCTTTAAATGCCTTACGCATTTCAGGATTCTGTTTGTCCCCTAGGCTGTATTTTGCCCAAAGGTAAACGTACTTTTTTCGCTCTAATATTCTCCCAACTTGTGAACCACTTAACTTAATTCCTGTTATCTTTTCGAGGTATGTAGCTAGTCTTGCTGCTGTCCAACGACCAAATTCATACCCATACTCTAGTGGCTCTTTTTCAATTATTTCTAATAATAAATCCTCATATTCTTTGGTAACTTTGCGGAAGTTCCCTTCTCTTCTTCCATCTAAAAAACTTTCTAGGTTATCTGGATCGCCGTGAACTGCCCAATATGCTACTGTTGGATATGCAATATCTAAAAACTTACTAATCTCTTGATAAGTTTTTCCATCATTCATTAATAATAAAATCAGAATCTTTTCTCTTACGTAGGGATTTTCATGCTCTTTTAGCGTTTTTAGTAGCCTTTCCTTCTGCTCTTGGGAAAGATGATTTTTTGCTGGCATAGATGGCTGATACTAAATTAATTACTTAATCTAATATTATACAATCTAGCTGCGTAACAGCTTATACTAAATGGCGTTCAGCGTAGTGAAGAGGAAAGACGCTGGCTTGATGAGCCTTTTAGAAAAAATGAAACACTTTTAAGAAAACAACTAAAAGAATCTGAAGTTTTCAAAAAGTTTAAAAAAAATTGGTTAGACAATTTGCTTTATATGCTCCCATATATAATTCTAATATTACTTACAATTTTAAGTTTATGCTTTTATCTTTATCTAGATGCTAATAGCATAGTTCTCTCACAAAAAAATTGGTATAATACAGTAAGGTCTATTGCTGATCGAACGACGTATTTAGCATTTGGTGCATTAATTGTATTAATTACAAATGATTTGCGTAGAAGCTAGAATATAGAACAAATGATATTTTGAGATCAAAAAAGATGAAACTGAAGATACGAAAATTACACCAATTAGCTATAGTTCCTAAATACGAACATTCAAATGATTCTGGACTAGATTTATTTTCCATAGAAGAAATAAAAATTCCTTCTGGAGAAAGTAGGTTAATACATACTGGTATTTCAATAGAATTACCTCAAGGAACTGAAGCTCAAGTTCGTCCAAGGAGCGGTCTA encodes:
- a CDS encoding thioredoxin family protein, which translates into the protein MALTASTMLLLGTKAPDFNLPEVVSGKATSLSTFADKKALLVMFICRHCPFVKHIQKELVQLGKDYFTGDLAIVAISANDAHNYPDDAPESLQAFATEQGFNFTLCYDESQETAKAYTAACTPDFFVFDSDRKLVYRGQLDDSRPSNGKPVTGADLRAAIEAVLADKPVTNEQKPSVGCNIKWKPGNQPSYFG
- a CDS encoding chlorophyll a/b-binding protein, whose translation is MRTNTAIVDDQGKLNNFAIEPRVYVDEQGDRTGFTPYAEMLNGRLAMIGFVSLIALEVFTGHGIVGVLASL
- the thyX gene encoding FAD-dependent thymidylate synthase, with protein sequence MHRFRVEVIAKTPNPQQVIYAAMHQDYTDGFVFDERDSWPSESQSGEVIVKRLLAGERGHYGPLEHPQIVFNCGYFPHNVMQQARTHRVGVSFDVQSFRYTGNQFIDVVEGKKDIEDVFYLRPVGYYTDRQGKKYYYSPEQRAADLEWCLEAAKRYKADFEAGMSEEHARGKVPFDYRQHFVVSFNLRSFLHFCDLRNKKDAQLEIQKLCEMMWPHFEDWAPAIAQWYEKQRLGKARLAP
- a CDS encoding Rpn family recombination-promoting nuclease/putative transposase, whose product is MRRDSIFYKLFQQSPTLLFELLSNPPNNADSYRFDSVAVKEPKFKIDGVFLPPETDGAGVVYFCEVQFQKDEQLYERVWAESSLYFYRNHARFSDWQAVIIYPSRSIEQSDIHPHRSLLNGEQIHRVYLDELGDIRQLPIWVALMVLTTVDEEQAPEEARYLLTRTTQEVLSPSSRAIIELITTIMVYRFEQLTQAEVESMLGITLKETRVYREIKEEGREEGREEGREEATANLILRQLTKRFGELSQEIRSSISGLSLPVLEDLSEALLDFTSLADLQAWLEAQ
- a CDS encoding XisH family protein; its protein translation is MSARDIFHNLVRLALQKDGWTITHDPLSIDLADGQLQIDLGAERLIAAQKQDERIAVEIKSFVAPSAISEFHTALGQCLNYRVALKLKEPERVLYLAVPLATYEDFFSRQLPQMSIHEYQLKLLVFDPENEVIVQWIN
- a CDS encoding XisI protein; translation: MDKLAQYRQIIQQVLTSHAQIKPAYGEIERQTIFDLQQDHYQVVNTGWENRHRVYGCLIHLDIRDHKIWIQYDGTEVGVANELVEYGIPKQDIVLAYQPLYMRKLTEFAVG
- a CDS encoding IS630 family transposase; translated protein: MPAKNHLSQEQKERLLKTLKEHENPYVREKILILLLMNDGKTYQEISKFLDIAYPTVAYWAVHGDPDNLESFLDGRREGNFRKVTKEYEDLLLEIIEKEPLEYGYEFGRWTAARLATYLEKITGIKLSGSQVGRILERKKYVYLWAKYSLGDKQNPEMRKAFKEKLSEYLRITKEAPERLQVWFWDESGFSLRVIRRKNWGKKGTRKQITGQRRRGRVNIMGGLRYHDKKRMNFVIKKGNADVFYEQLQSLNNFLLQEWIEQGNRIETFNKCSAKIVIILDNASFHKRKDILVRIKAEMPNIILEFLPPYSPDYNLIELVWHSAKEYIAHRLFESVSQLEELLNKLLNEGGLIIKWERKIKNKGNAVY